One stretch of Leptospira hartskeerlii DNA includes these proteins:
- a CDS encoding tetratricopeptide repeat protein, with the protein MAVLTFSSVSYLAGFVLSGLCAFFLLIRKEKYETTLHLGWVFLYCALLELSFLLGTSFFHPLSFLHRWVSLPSAFLLCAHLCLYFFLLNPQASEKTGRILLGAGYFLASSILVLHIVGTIFSKPVYDFGGGVYDVIHRADERVIFWFGILYVSVILLFGVWRGFQAYRSDIQLMALSLWVPFLLLLGTTILFHFKEIAYPIDRAIGLSFWNPIFLTALFLAWLIHLRASGEAFSLRSPVLLGIILLLLFVFQGSSWLFLQPGLESFNETVKERLKAQDLSPDSYSLSVQDNDGFVLTTSGGLETSFFAESKRDLILSFIWNNPSALNKDFPSYAKVAESLKGSEKYSENLIIFSKGLEKIRKKIRNLPPKDIRDGILEQISPDGKEEKFALFLKILSGSVKNSSAEGESLRNFTLDQMRELIPEGEPRFRRIQGLAMGEYYYSIIQKSPGKTQMKEIGIPYQEFLAFETGLLKKPVLAFLICLLLFSIAINSFFSFFVIYPLDRLYSALELATEGDLQRELHPEAWDEIGSLADQFNRMIHSIRTEEVSEHSSLGRIETSPRQSGGISSWKEISDRIKRTSSVSELRKFLSDLQGSQESHPVRSKLILKLGLKIKDYQTAYLAARELREMGIVKDPEMLFILSYCAKKTGDIQEAIRLSEELRSISESHTQNNLHLADMYYHTNRLDEARDLAIQIRKEQGPSAAVTKLLNAIEKKSA; encoded by the coding sequence ATGGCTGTTTTAACTTTTTCCAGCGTTAGTTATCTTGCCGGATTTGTTCTTTCCGGGCTCTGCGCTTTTTTTCTTTTAATTAGAAAGGAAAAGTACGAAACAACCTTACATTTAGGGTGGGTATTCTTATATTGCGCCTTACTTGAGCTTTCATTTTTGCTCGGGACTTCCTTTTTTCATCCTCTTTCTTTTTTGCATAGGTGGGTTTCGCTTCCTTCCGCGTTTTTGCTCTGTGCCCATCTTTGTTTGTATTTTTTTCTGCTAAACCCACAAGCCTCCGAAAAAACAGGAAGGATCTTATTAGGGGCTGGATACTTTCTGGCCTCAAGTATTTTGGTCCTACATATCGTCGGGACAATATTTTCCAAACCAGTTTATGATTTTGGTGGAGGAGTCTATGACGTAATCCATAGGGCCGACGAAAGAGTGATCTTTTGGTTTGGCATACTTTATGTTTCTGTAATATTGCTCTTTGGAGTTTGGAGAGGTTTTCAAGCTTATAGATCAGATATACAGTTGATGGCACTTTCTCTTTGGGTGCCTTTTTTACTTCTTCTTGGGACTACTATACTTTTTCATTTTAAAGAGATCGCTTATCCGATAGACAGAGCCATCGGACTTTCGTTTTGGAATCCAATTTTTCTAACTGCATTATTTTTAGCATGGTTGATCCATCTGAGAGCCTCCGGAGAAGCTTTTAGTCTCAGATCTCCTGTTTTACTCGGCATCATATTGTTATTATTGTTTGTATTCCAAGGAAGCAGTTGGTTATTTTTACAACCTGGATTGGAATCTTTTAACGAAACAGTTAAGGAAAGGTTGAAGGCGCAGGATCTTTCTCCGGATTCATATTCACTTTCGGTGCAAGACAATGATGGGTTTGTATTGACTACTTCCGGAGGATTGGAGACTTCTTTTTTTGCAGAATCCAAAAGAGATTTGATCCTTTCTTTTATTTGGAATAATCCTTCTGCTTTGAATAAAGATTTTCCTTCCTATGCAAAGGTTGCAGAGTCTTTAAAGGGTTCCGAGAAATATTCTGAAAATCTAATAATCTTCTCTAAAGGTTTGGAGAAGATCCGTAAAAAAATCAGAAATCTTCCTCCTAAAGATATCCGAGATGGAATTTTGGAACAGATCTCTCCTGACGGTAAGGAGGAGAAGTTTGCATTATTCTTAAAAATACTTTCCGGTTCCGTTAAGAATTCCTCTGCAGAGGGAGAATCTTTGCGCAATTTTACGTTGGATCAGATGAGGGAGCTCATTCCTGAAGGGGAGCCTCGTTTCAGGAGGATCCAAGGGCTTGCGATGGGAGAATATTATTATTCCATAATTCAAAAATCTCCAGGTAAAACTCAGATGAAAGAAATCGGTATTCCTTATCAGGAATTCCTTGCTTTCGAGACTGGGTTACTGAAAAAGCCGGTTCTCGCGTTTTTAATTTGTCTTCTTCTTTTTTCCATAGCAATCAACTCGTTTTTCTCCTTCTTCGTAATCTATCCTTTGGATAGATTGTATTCCGCACTGGAGCTTGCTACTGAGGGAGACTTACAAAGAGAATTGCATCCGGAAGCCTGGGATGAGATCGGAAGTTTAGCGGATCAATTTAATAGGATGATACATTCTATTCGAACGGAAGAAGTTTCCGAACATTCTTCTTTGGGTCGGATTGAAACTTCGCCCAGACAGAGCGGAGGAATTTCTTCTTGGAAAGAGATCTCAGATCGGATCAAAAGAACTAGTTCAGTTTCCGAATTGAGAAAATTTCTTTCTGATCTGCAAGGAAGCCAAGAGTCGCATCCGGTCCGTTCTAAGTTAATTTTGAAGCTTGGATTGAAGATCAAGGATTATCAAACCGCTTATCTGGCTGCCCGGGAATTAAGAGAGATGGGGATTGTGAAAGATCCTGAGATGCTTTTTATTCTTTCTTATTGTGCTAAAAAAACGGGAGATATCCAAGAGGCAATCCGCTTGTCGGAAGAGTTGAGATCTATTTCGGAAAGTCATACCCAAAACAATCTTCATCTTGCGGATATGTATTATCATACAAATCGTTTGGATGAGGCCAGAGATCTCGCGATCCAAATTCGTAAAGAGCAAGGACCTTCTGCGGCAGTTACGAAACTTTTGAATGCGATAGAAAAAAAAAGCGCCTGA
- a CDS encoding amidohydrolase family protein: MAPQIRKISGKFQNSKGSFIGTVELDPKTGLILSVQKDRVLKSSNAEELVFDPNKFVIFSGFGDIHVHAREDESGKHKYKEDFLSAGNAAINGGVIHIADMPNNPIPPTDDITYSKKRELADHSPIRITLYAGIGPHTKPLKAHVPYKAFMGPSIGELFFYSNEQLEETIRHYKGCNVSFHCEDPEILEKNQNETYHEDRRPAIAETLATDFALYLIEKYELVGKLCHYSTEEGLKKIIDARKRGVKVKCEVTPTHLYFDRTMLTDENRHWFQMNPPVRGPEDKEALLHGVKEGWIDYLATDHAPHSIEEKLKGTSGISQLDTYSLFVTWLHKKAGVSLEKISEICAENPGDFVAEFLPEEYGKGFGKIEEGYCGSFTVLDFQTPTTFKKEDIKSKSGWSPFEGVTFPGSIAAVIHLGKKVK, encoded by the coding sequence ATGGCTCCTCAGATTCGAAAAATTTCGGGAAAATTCCAAAACTCTAAAGGATCTTTTATAGGCACAGTGGAGCTGGACCCGAAAACAGGGCTCATACTCTCCGTCCAGAAAGACAGAGTATTAAAATCTTCTAATGCAGAAGAACTTGTATTCGATCCAAACAAGTTTGTGATCTTTTCCGGATTCGGCGATATTCATGTTCACGCGAGAGAGGACGAATCCGGAAAACATAAATACAAAGAGGATTTTTTATCCGCAGGAAATGCTGCGATCAACGGAGGTGTGATCCATATTGCAGACATGCCCAATAATCCGATCCCTCCTACTGACGATATAACCTATTCTAAAAAGAGGGAACTTGCAGATCATTCTCCTATTCGGATTACTTTATATGCCGGTATAGGTCCTCATACAAAACCTCTTAAAGCTCACGTTCCGTATAAAGCGTTCATGGGTCCTTCGATCGGTGAATTATTTTTTTATTCAAACGAGCAGTTAGAAGAGACAATCCGCCATTACAAAGGTTGCAATGTTAGTTTTCATTGCGAAGATCCTGAAATTTTAGAGAAGAACCAAAACGAAACATATCATGAAGATAGAAGGCCTGCTATTGCGGAAACTTTGGCTACCGACTTCGCACTCTATTTGATCGAAAAATATGAGCTGGTCGGAAAGTTATGCCATTATTCAACGGAAGAAGGTTTAAAGAAGATCATAGACGCTAGAAAGAGGGGAGTCAAAGTAAAATGTGAGGTAACTCCTACTCATTTATATTTTGATCGAACCATGCTCACTGACGAAAACCGTCATTGGTTCCAGATGAATCCACCAGTAAGAGGACCGGAAGACAAAGAGGCCTTACTCCACGGAGTCAAAGAAGGTTGGATCGACTACTTAGCCACTGATCATGCTCCACATTCTATAGAAGAAAAATTAAAGGGCACATCCGGTATTTCCCAACTGGATACTTATTCTTTATTCGTAACCTGGCTACACAAGAAAGCAGGAGTCTCTTTGGAAAAAATTTCTGAAATTTGTGCAGAGAATCCTGGAGATTTCGTGGCAGAGTTTTTGCCAGAAGAATATGGAAAAGGTTTTGGAAAGATAGAAGAAGGTTATTGTGGAAGTTTTACCGTTCTGGATTTTCAAACTCCAACTACATTCAAAAAAGAAGATATAAAAAGTAAAAGTGGTTGGTCTCCTTTCGAAGGTGTTACTTTTCCTGGAAGTATCGCTGCTGTTATTCACCTCGGAAAAAAGGTAAAATAG
- a CDS encoding methylated-DNA--[protein]-cysteine S-methyltransferase: MILSKEIQSPLGMLLAGAVEEGICLLEFTEKERLELQLTRLKKVFGEDIQPGESKFFSLLEEQLQEYFEGKRKEFDVPLIVLGTDFQKKAWEALHSVVYGKTNSYEAQAIRIGDKNAVRAVAKANGENRIAILIPCHRIVGKSGDLTGYGGGLWRKKFLLELEQKFSDSPILPFFRGE, encoded by the coding sequence ATGATCCTCAGCAAAGAAATCCAATCCCCTCTAGGAATGCTTCTCGCGGGTGCCGTGGAAGAAGGTATCTGTCTTTTAGAATTCACTGAAAAAGAGAGATTGGAGCTCCAACTCACTCGGCTCAAAAAAGTTTTTGGAGAGGATATCCAACCAGGAGAAAGTAAGTTTTTCTCTCTTTTAGAGGAACAACTCCAAGAATATTTCGAAGGTAAAAGAAAAGAATTCGATGTCCCTCTCATAGTTTTAGGCACTGACTTTCAGAAAAAAGCATGGGAAGCTCTGCATTCAGTAGTTTATGGAAAGACAAATTCTTACGAGGCCCAGGCAATCAGGATCGGTGACAAAAACGCAGTTCGCGCAGTTGCAAAGGCGAATGGAGAAAATCGGATCGCTATATTGATCCCATGTCATAGGATCGTAGGCAAAAGTGGAGATCTTACCGGTTACGGTGGAGGCCTTTGGAGAAAAAAATTCCTACTCGAATTAGAGCAAAAATTTTCCGATTCTCCTATTTTACCTTTTTTCCGAGGTGAATAA
- a CDS encoding LLM class flavin-dependent oxidoreductase yields the protein MIRLSVLDQSPIRKGGTAFQAVQETIELAKLTDRLGYHRYWVSEHHNILGLAGSSPEVLISHLAGETKGIRMGSGGIMLPNHSSLKVAENFRMLETLFPGRIDLGLGRAPGGDRLTAAILNPSNSFVQNDFIQQLMDLRDFLTDNAEPDSIQEKVKAIPVAETCPELWILTSSGESALIAAHFGMALSFAQFINPTGGYASIRAYKERFQPSDALPTPRASVGIFVLCAETKEKAEELQAVMDRQLLNIEKGISEGILSYEEIKPYVYSDMERVRLLHNRGRMIAGTPDTVKKRIVDLTGEYGIDEVVVSTITYDFKDRVRSYELLAEAFELENRL from the coding sequence ATGATCCGATTAAGTGTTTTAGATCAGTCTCCAATTCGTAAAGGAGGGACCGCATTTCAAGCGGTCCAGGAAACGATCGAACTTGCTAAACTTACCGATAGACTGGGTTATCATAGATATTGGGTTTCAGAACATCATAATATTCTAGGACTAGCCGGATCTTCTCCTGAAGTTTTGATTTCTCATCTTGCAGGTGAAACGAAAGGTATCCGCATGGGTTCCGGTGGGATCATGCTTCCAAATCATAGTTCTCTTAAGGTGGCCGAAAATTTTAGAATGCTCGAGACTTTATTTCCGGGAAGGATAGATTTGGGACTCGGCAGGGCGCCAGGGGGAGATCGACTAACAGCCGCTATATTGAATCCTTCTAATAGTTTTGTTCAAAATGATTTTATCCAACAACTGATGGATTTACGGGATTTCTTGACGGACAATGCGGAACCTGATTCAATCCAGGAGAAGGTAAAAGCGATTCCCGTTGCGGAAACTTGTCCTGAACTTTGGATCTTAACTTCCAGCGGAGAAAGCGCTTTGATCGCCGCTCATTTTGGAATGGCTCTGTCTTTCGCACAATTTATCAATCCAACAGGAGGATATGCAAGTATCCGGGCTTACAAAGAAAGATTCCAACCTTCAGATGCGCTTCCAACACCTCGGGCAAGTGTAGGAATTTTTGTTTTATGTGCGGAAACAAAAGAGAAGGCGGAAGAACTACAGGCTGTAATGGATAGGCAACTTTTAAACATTGAAAAAGGAATTAGCGAGGGTATACTTTCTTACGAAGAAATCAAGCCTTACGTGTATTCGGATATGGAAAGGGTCAGGTTATTGCATAATCGAGGCCGAATGATCGCAGGAACCCCCGATACAGTAAAAAAAAGGATCGTGGATCTGACCGGGGAATATGGAATAGATGAAGTAGTGGTCTCTACGATTACATATGATTTTAAAGATAGGGTTCGTTCTTACGAACTTTTGGCAGAAGCTTTCGAATTGGAAAATAGATTATAA
- a CDS encoding acetyl-CoA C-acetyltransferase, whose product MEEAVLLDGIRTPFGNFGGTLKDVSAVDLGVLVSKSLLERTGVNPSDIGESIFGNVVPTGKEAIYLARHIGLKTGLPITVPALTLNRLCGSGMEAIIQAAKKIYLGESEAVLAGGSESMSNAPYVVRNARWGVKYGSAEFEDSLEQGLTDQYVGLIMGATAENLADQYKISRAEQDEWAGISQTRAEKATVEGRLKEEILPVTVGGKKPVTLEKDEFVKGAASIEKLSGLRPAFREGGTVTAGNASGLNDGAAATIITSASYAKKIGKKPLAIIRGYGHAGCDPAKMGIGPALAIPIALKKAGLKLSDMSLVEVNEAFAAQYLAVQKELGLNPEITNVNGGAVAIGHPLGASGARVTITLAYELRRRKAKYGVASLCIGGGQGIAIVLENPEA is encoded by the coding sequence ATGGAAGAAGCAGTTTTGTTGGACGGGATCCGCACCCCTTTCGGAAATTTCGGCGGGACATTAAAAGATGTAAGCGCAGTAGACTTAGGAGTTTTAGTTTCTAAGTCTTTGCTGGAAAGAACAGGAGTCAATCCTTCCGATATAGGTGAGTCTATTTTCGGAAACGTAGTCCCTACAGGAAAAGAAGCTATTTATTTAGCGAGACATATAGGACTCAAAACCGGATTACCAATTACAGTTCCAGCTTTGACTTTAAACAGACTTTGCGGTTCCGGAATGGAAGCAATCATACAAGCGGCTAAAAAAATCTACTTGGGAGAATCGGAAGCAGTTCTTGCAGGCGGATCAGAATCCATGAGCAATGCACCTTATGTTGTGCGTAACGCGAGATGGGGAGTTAAATACGGTTCCGCCGAATTCGAAGATTCATTAGAGCAAGGTTTAACTGACCAATACGTTGGACTCATCATGGGTGCGACTGCGGAAAATCTTGCAGACCAATACAAAATTAGCAGAGCGGAACAAGATGAATGGGCTGGCATCTCCCAAACCAGAGCTGAAAAAGCTACGGTCGAAGGTAGACTAAAAGAAGAGATCCTTCCCGTAACTGTCGGCGGAAAAAAACCGGTTACATTAGAAAAAGATGAATTTGTTAAAGGTGCAGCTTCTATCGAAAAACTTTCAGGATTAAGACCTGCTTTTAGAGAAGGTGGAACAGTTACCGCTGGAAACGCATCCGGTCTGAACGACGGAGCAGCAGCGACTATCATTACTTCCGCTTCTTACGCTAAAAAGATCGGTAAAAAACCTTTGGCGATTATCAGAGGGTACGGACATGCAGGATGTGATCCTGCTAAAATGGGAATCGGACCTGCATTAGCAATTCCGATCGCTCTTAAAAAAGCGGGCTTAAAACTTTCAGACATGAGTCTTGTAGAAGTAAACGAAGCGTTTGCAGCTCAGTATCTTGCAGTCCAAAAAGAATTAGGCCTAAATCCTGAGATCACAAACGTAAACGGTGGAGCAGTTGCAATCGGACATCCGCTTGGAGCAAGTGGCGCACGAGTAACCATCACTTTAGCTTACGAACTTAGAAGAAGAAAGGCGAAATACGGAGTCGCTTCTCTATGTATCGGCGGCGGTCAAGGAATCGCTATTGTTCTGGAAAACCCGGAAGCATAA
- a CDS encoding neutral/alkaline non-lysosomal ceramidase N-terminal domain-containing protein, with protein sequence MKKFHLAIILPFLFLFLSGPTFSGTAKPQIKDFNFEAGMSKVDITGPPTGIMFWGYAQEGQKGEGIHLRQFARALVIKDPKTGKVLAYVTAELGGVPHEVQRDVVARLKKEVDPNFNLANVLLNASHTHSAPAGFFHYIQNSIYTTKFFPEYYSVIVNGIFQAIKEAYSKREIAQLLIGSTTVEGAGVNRSLVAYQANPKEERDKYNSDTDKTMIQISVNTRRGVIGIVNWFGVHTTSMTFDNHLVSTDNKGYASYLSEFEASKRGQKDFIAIFAQANEGDVTPNLNLNNTGPGKDMFESTKIIGERQYLASSKILNDDKLRILPSGLSYTQSFIDMPNSIVRKEFSETGKDERTCLSAYGYALAAGSTEEGGGHWLFHEGMKDEDRKFYIDWLAARLLQAPSEELRVCQKPKAILFPMGETKPDPSLSQILPLGLATIGDFALIVSPNEVTTMSSRRMKETVKKVLGSKIKDIALSGLTNDFAGYITTKEEYSTQQYEGGHTLHGPFSLDLFRQEYDRLANDLLQNKTSNQGPFPKDLSATVIGTDIPNRDKISSFTPKVKTPNESIARIGESVSCEVSSVNPNISYPKQRSYFDVEKKEADKWVTVYMDSSWPTKFYYKKSFLPLFDDKIKLVWETDKNDAAGVYRLRHSSSYIDNEGKEVPFSIDCPEFELK encoded by the coding sequence ATGAAGAAGTTCCATTTAGCGATTATTCTTCCGTTCTTGTTTTTGTTTCTTTCCGGTCCTACATTTTCCGGAACCGCCAAGCCTCAGATTAAAGATTTTAATTTCGAGGCGGGAATGTCCAAAGTAGATATAACAGGACCCCCAACAGGGATCATGTTCTGGGGTTATGCACAAGAAGGGCAGAAAGGAGAAGGTATACATCTCCGACAATTCGCCAGGGCCTTGGTCATCAAAGATCCTAAAACCGGAAAAGTATTGGCATACGTAACTGCAGAGTTAGGCGGAGTTCCTCATGAAGTGCAAAGGGATGTAGTTGCTAGACTGAAAAAGGAAGTAGATCCTAATTTTAATTTAGCGAATGTACTTCTGAACGCATCACATACTCATAGCGCTCCTGCCGGGTTCTTTCATTATATTCAAAATTCAATATATACTACTAAGTTTTTCCCTGAATATTATTCGGTAATCGTAAACGGTATCTTTCAAGCGATCAAAGAGGCTTATTCTAAAAGGGAAATAGCTCAGTTGTTAATTGGAAGCACAACTGTAGAAGGCGCAGGAGTGAACCGTTCCTTAGTGGCCTACCAAGCAAATCCTAAAGAAGAAAGAGATAAGTATAACTCGGATACGGATAAAACTATGATCCAAATCTCGGTGAACACAAGAAGAGGTGTAATCGGGATCGTAAACTGGTTCGGAGTGCATACAACAAGTATGACCTTCGACAATCATTTGGTGTCTACGGACAATAAGGGATATGCATCTTATCTTTCAGAATTTGAAGCTTCGAAAAGAGGACAAAAAGATTTTATCGCGATCTTTGCACAAGCAAACGAAGGAGATGTTACTCCAAACCTAAATCTGAACAATACCGGTCCTGGAAAAGATATGTTCGAGAGCACCAAAATTATTGGAGAAAGACAATATCTTGCGAGTTCTAAAATTCTAAATGATGATAAACTTAGAATCTTACCTTCCGGTCTTAGTTATACACAATCTTTTATAGATATGCCAAACTCAATTGTTCGTAAGGAGTTTTCAGAAACTGGAAAAGACGAAAGGACCTGTTTATCCGCATACGGATATGCTTTGGCTGCAGGCTCTACGGAAGAAGGCGGAGGACATTGGCTTTTCCACGAAGGGATGAAGGACGAGGATAGAAAATTCTATATTGATTGGTTGGCGGCAAGATTATTACAAGCACCAAGCGAAGAATTAAGAGTATGCCAAAAACCTAAAGCGATCCTGTTCCCAATGGGAGAAACAAAACCGGACCCTTCTCTTTCTCAAATTCTACCTTTAGGGCTTGCTACAATCGGTGACTTCGCTTTGATCGTTTCACCTAACGAAGTCACAACAATGTCCAGCAGAAGAATGAAAGAAACAGTTAAAAAAGTCTTAGGATCTAAGATCAAAGATATTGCTCTTTCAGGATTAACCAACGATTTTGCGGGATACATCACTACTAAGGAAGAATATTCTACCCAACAATACGAGGGTGGTCATACTCTACATGGTCCATTTAGCTTAGATCTTTTCAGACAGGAATATGATAGACTCGCAAATGATCTTTTGCAAAACAAAACAAGTAACCAAGGACCTTTTCCTAAGGATCTAAGTGCAACAGTTATCGGCACTGATATTCCTAATAGAGATAAGATCTCTTCTTTTACTCCTAAGGTCAAAACTCCAAACGAAAGTATTGCGAGAATCGGTGAATCAGTTTCTTGCGAAGTGAGTTCCGTAAATCCGAATATCTCTTATCCGAAACAAAGATCCTATTTCGATGTGGAAAAGAAAGAAGCAGATAAGTGGGTTACTGTTTATATGGATTCCAGTTGGCCTACTAAATTCTATTATAAAAAATCTTTCTTACCTTTGTTTGATGATAAGATCAAATTGGTTTGGGAAACAGATAAGAATGATGCTGCTGGAGTTTATAGGCTGAGGCATTCTTCTTCCTATATTGATAATGAAGGAAAAGAAGTCCCATTCTCCATTGATTGCCCCGAATTCGAATTAAAATAG
- a CDS encoding acetoacetate decarboxylase family protein, with product MKATASSKVKPKTKVSKTTQHSLKKATNTKSKAQSPKRHFPAPWTLTGEGFLFPLFGRKSYNSEMAFLDEEDRKSFKGGLGSLMLVNYERSDVGPYYELLYIPGNFEHKDTNYKRITRIFVSSQTSVEEGIRNWAIPKERADFIWKKEGSVTKIEVSRDGKTFFKIKIRTLGFNFPVSTSILPYVLLQKAEDGSKLSTAFIGTGKGKFARIESVWSDETIFPDFIKGGGMRTGIGASPFHLTFPIAEHVE from the coding sequence ATGAAAGCAACCGCATCTTCCAAGGTTAAACCAAAGACCAAAGTCTCAAAAACTACACAACATTCCCTTAAAAAAGCCACAAATACGAAGAGCAAAGCCCAATCCCCTAAGAGACATTTTCCGGCTCCTTGGACATTAACGGGAGAAGGATTCCTATTCCCACTGTTCGGTAGGAAGTCCTACAATTCGGAAATGGCATTTTTGGACGAAGAAGATCGCAAGTCTTTCAAAGGAGGACTTGGTTCATTGATGTTAGTGAATTATGAAAGATCCGATGTAGGACCTTATTACGAACTTTTATACATTCCGGGAAATTTCGAACACAAAGATACAAATTACAAAAGGATCACTCGTATTTTTGTGTCTAGCCAAACTTCAGTAGAAGAAGGAATTCGTAACTGGGCAATCCCGAAAGAAAGAGCAGACTTTATTTGGAAAAAAGAAGGCTCGGTAACTAAGATAGAAGTTTCCAGAGACGGAAAAACGTTTTTCAAGATCAAGATCCGAACGTTAGGTTTTAATTTTCCCGTGAGCACTTCTATTCTTCCTTATGTTCTTTTACAAAAAGCGGAAGATGGATCCAAACTAAGTACTGCATTTATTGGCACAGGTAAGGGAAAATTCGCAAGGATAGAATCCGTTTGGTCGGATGAAACTATCTTTCCGGACTTTATAAAAGGCGGAGGAATGAGAACAGGAATCGGAGCTTCTCCTTTTCATCTCACCTTCCCTATTGCAGAACATGTTGAATAA
- a CDS encoding TetR/AcrR family transcriptional regulator, which translates to MTAVAAPRPRRRTRNSLNKESIVQAALDILNEEGIDGLSMRRIAEKLDCSVASPYSHFKSQQDIIKIIISQGEAQLTETLRASRLNGKNSYEKLTLIARAYYDFSGNNQELHKVMFNTVHGHMHRKAFPKLPTSYRVFLETIRAGVRSGEFKIREEDYPSLARTMYSWMYGLIVLDMTGMLKKRGVSGDPLDEGFLFFRKILLDKE; encoded by the coding sequence ATGACTGCAGTAGCTGCTCCGCGCCCTAGAAGGCGCACTAGAAATAGTTTAAATAAAGAATCCATCGTCCAAGCGGCTTTGGACATACTGAACGAAGAGGGAATCGATGGGCTTTCCATGAGAAGGATCGCCGAAAAGTTGGATTGTAGCGTAGCAAGTCCCTATTCTCACTTTAAAAGCCAACAAGATATCATTAAAATTATTATTTCCCAGGGAGAAGCTCAGTTAACAGAAACTCTGAGAGCTTCTAGACTGAACGGAAAAAACTCTTACGAAAAATTAACCCTGATCGCAAGGGCATACTACGATTTTTCTGGGAATAACCAAGAATTACATAAGGTAATGTTCAACACGGTTCATGGCCATATGCACAGAAAAGCTTTCCCAAAACTTCCGACCAGTTACCGCGTATTTTTGGAAACTATCCGAGCGGGCGTTAGATCGGGAGAATTCAAGATCAGAGAGGAAGATTATCCTTCTCTCGCGAGAACAATGTATTCTTGGATGTACGGTCTTATAGTGCTGGATATGACTGGAATGTTGAAGAAAAGGGGGGTTTCCGGCGATCCTCTTGACGAAGGCTTTTTATTTTTCCGTAAAATTCTTTTAGACAAAGAATGA
- a CDS encoding alpha/beta fold hydrolase: MRKKYLLALAALVLIILAALPFVRSTEKIELNESIRSGVSGQFAELPLGWTHYELSGPEKGNLVVLVHGFSTPYFIWDPVQKSLTDAGYKVLRFDLYGRGYSDRPDTVYDLDLFTTQISDLLNFLHISGSFDIMGLSMGGPIVAHYVSKHPDQIKKVVLVDPFTSKTNTFPLTVPLIGEYLSSVVYIPSLPKGISADFVDPSKVPSGWVEKYETQLSFKGFGRAILSTIRNIISFDPKPEFEKLAITKKQVLVFWGDQDHTTPLEKGEYVKELLNAEFVLVKDAGHLPHIEKPEVVLPAISKFLSK, translated from the coding sequence ATGAGAAAGAAATATCTCCTCGCTTTAGCGGCACTTGTACTCATAATACTTGCCGCTTTACCATTCGTACGTTCTACGGAAAAAATCGAGTTAAACGAATCGATCCGTTCCGGAGTCTCCGGACAATTTGCAGAACTTCCTTTGGGCTGGACTCATTACGAATTGTCCGGACCTGAAAAAGGAAATCTTGTAGTACTAGTTCACGGATTTTCCACTCCATATTTTATCTGGGATCCTGTTCAAAAATCACTGACGGATGCAGGTTATAAGGTTTTACGTTTCGATCTTTATGGTAGAGGATATTCTGACAGACCGGATACAGTTTATGATCTGGACCTATTTACTACTCAGATATCTGATCTATTAAATTTTCTGCATATAAGCGGATCATTCGATATAATGGGACTTTCTATGGGAGGTCCTATAGTTGCTCATTATGTTTCTAAACATCCTGACCAGATCAAAAAAGTGGTTTTGGTAGATCCGTTTACTTCAAAGACAAATACGTTTCCTCTGACCGTTCCCTTGATCGGAGAATATTTGAGCTCCGTTGTTTATATTCCTTCTTTACCGAAAGGTATCTCTGCCGATTTTGTGGATCCTTCTAAAGTTCCGAGTGGCTGGGTGGAGAAGTATGAGACTCAACTTAGCTTTAAAGGTTTTGGAAGAGCTATCCTTTCCACAATCCGGAATATTATTTCTTTCGATCCTAAGCCTGAATTTGAAAAGTTGGCCATAACTAAAAAGCAAGTACTGGTTTTTTGGGGAGATCAGGACCATACTACTCCTTTAGAGAAGGGAGAGTATGTTAAGGAACTTTTGAATGCTGAATTTGTTTTGGTGAAGGATGCAGGGCATCTACCTCATATAGAAAAGCCGGAAGTAGTTCTTCCGGCCATCTCTAAGTTTTTGTCCAAATAA